The Accipiter gentilis chromosome 19, bAccGen1.1, whole genome shotgun sequence genome has a window encoding:
- the SMPD1 gene encoding sphingomyelin phosphodiesterase: MAARDRGRGPAPPLSLPLALALSLSLSLSLSLSLSAGSPPAGAEAFLEAAPRWGWRNVSCPVCHLLFGALDLALQLEPNVARVGHVAARLCQDLRLARPEICRQAVQLFQRDVVSAWARSVLRPGEACGLLLGRHCGRWDIFGAWNVSLPATPKPPVRPPVPPPPGAPTARLLFLTDLHWDRHYVPGSEAACPDPLCCRGAVRPGPGGAGFWGEYGKCDLPLHTIEALLAQLPSAAPFAAAYWTGDIPAHDVWQQSRQDQLLALRTVTGLLRQHLGSLPVYPSVGNHEATPVNAFPPPYVRGNQSSAWLYNAMAQAWQDWLPPSALETLRTAGFYTVQVWPGLRLVSLNMNFCSQANFWLLINSTDPAGQLQWLVGVLAAAEQAGEKVHIIGHIPPAHCLRSWSWNYYRIVSRFEGTIAAQFFGHTHVDEFEMFYDEETLTRPVSIAFVAPSVTTYINLNPGYRVYEVDGAYPGSSHAVLDHETFILNLTEANVPGAEPHWQRLYRAREAYGLPSAFPADWDRLIRRFQDDERLFQRFWFHFHKGHPPREPCLAACKAALLCALRTGRSADPSLCQPLRPALPFPHIQALWQQRRLC, from the exons ATGGCGGCGCGGGATCGGGGCCGCGGTCCGGCCCCCCCGCTCTCGCTGCCGCTGGCCCTGGCGCTATCGCTATCGCTGTCGCTATCCCTGTCGCTGTCGCTGTCGGCGGGATCGCCCCCTGCCGGGGCGGAGGCGTTCCTGGAGGCGGCGCCGCGCTGGGGCTGGCGGAACGTGTCGTGCCCGGTTTGTCACCTGCTCTTCGGGGCGCTGGACCTGGCGCTGCAG CTGGAGCCCAACGTGGCGCGCGTGGGGCATGTGGCGGCCCGGCTGTGCCAGGACCTGCGGCTGGCGCGCCCCGAGATCTGCCGGCAGGCCGTGCAGCTCTTCCAGCGGGACGTGGTGTCGGCCTGGGCCCGCTCAGTGCTGCGTCCCGGCGAGGCCTGCGGACTGCTGCTGGGCCGGCACTGCGGCCGCTGGGACATCTTCGGCGCCTGGAACGTCTCCCTTCCCGCCACCCCCAAGCCACCGGTGCGGCCCCCGGTGCCCCCGCCACCCGGGGCCCCCACCGcccgcctcctcttcctcaccgaCCTGCACTGGGACCGCCACTATGTGCCAGGCAGCGAGGCCGCCTGCCCTGACCCGCTCTGCTGCCGCGGCGCCGTCCGCCCCGGTCCTGGTGGCGCCGGCTTCTGGGGCGAGTACGGCAAGTGTGACTTGCCGCTGCACACCATTGAGGCGCTGCTGGCCCAGCTCCCCAGCGCTGCCCCCTTTGCCGCTGCGTACTGGACAGGCGACATCCCGGCCCACGATGTCTGGCAGCAGAGCCGACAGGACCAGCTGCTGGCCCTGCGCACCGTCACCGGGCTGCTGCGCCAGCACCTGGGCTCCCTGCCCGTCTACCCGTCTGTAGGCAACCATGAGGCCACCCCCGTCAACGCCTTCCCCCCACCATACGTGCGGGGCAACCAGTCCTCCGCCTGGCTGTACAATGCCATGGCCCAGGCCTGGCAGGACTGGCTGCCCCCCTCGGCGCTGGAGACCCTCCG GACTGCTGGTTTCTACACGGTGCAGGTCTGGCCTGGGCTGCGCCTCGTCTCCCTCAACATGAACTTCTGCTCCCAGGCCAACTTCTGGCTCCTCATCAACTCCACCGACCCCGCGGGGCAGCTGCAGTGGCTGGTGGGGGTCCTGGCAGCTGCTgagcaggcaggggagaag GTGCACATCATCGGGCACATCCCCCCGGCCCACTGCCTGCGCAGCTGGAGCTGGAACTACTACCGCATCGTCAGCAG GTTTGAGGGCACCATCGCGGCTCAGTTCTTTGGGCACACGCATGTGGATGAGTTCGAGATGTTCTATGATGAGGAGACACTGACGCGCCCCGTCTCCATTGCCTTTGTGGCCCCCAGCGTCACCACCTACATCAACCTCAACCCCG GCTACCGCGTGTATGAGGTGGACGGCGCTTACCCCGGCAGCTCCCACGCCGTGCTGGACCATGAGACCTTCATCCTCAACCTCACTGAGGCCAATGTGCCAGGGGCAGAGCCGCATTGGCAGCGCCTCTACCGCGCCCGCGAGGCCTACGGGCTGCCCAGTGCCTTCCCAGCTGACTGGGACCGGCTCATCCGCCGCTTCCAGGATGATGAGCGCCTCTTCCAGCGCTTCTGGTTCCACTTCCACAAGGGCCACCCACCCCGCGAGCCCTGCCTGGCCGCCTGCAAGGCAGCACTACTCTGCGCCCTCCGCACCGGCCGCTCCGCTGACCCcagcctctgccagcccctgcGCCCGGCACTGCCCTTCCCACACATCCAG